The Mustela nigripes isolate SB6536 chromosome 4, MUSNIG.SB6536, whole genome shotgun sequence genome includes a window with the following:
- the MSS51 gene encoding putative protein MSS51 homolog, mitochondrial isoform X1, whose product MKTQCTCLACKISFYICSTYSPRYQWTAMAPRSRQRRHKKPPSSVTPMVVTPPTVVTSVPLTLSKPDPSIDALGFFSLENNVPGLSQLILQKLNMKSYEEYKLVLDGGASVSGFGFRCLREMFQKMEDTFQFCAHCRALPSGLSDSKVLRQCKRCRNVYYCGPECQKSDWPEHRKVCQELRLVAVDRLMEWLLVTGAFVLPSGPWPCLAEVVQGWDTWFSMRHLQLEAALDAVLGSHAMNTLWANVGRPRPDPDVLQGSLKRLLTDALSRPLTLGLGLRALGIDIGKTGGSTVHVVGASHVETFLTRPGDYDELGYMFPGHLGLRVIMVGIDVSANFTQSTSTSPLEPGTVQLSGHRGLYHDFWEEQVETGQIAHPDLVVAFHPGFHASPDLMEAWLPTLLLLRDYEIPTLITVYSHQELAASLQILVDLDTHITAYGANPFASLKPEQVYSNPNKQPVYCSAYYIMFLGSSCQLDRTQLEEKVDGGV is encoded by the exons ATGAAAACACAGTGTACTTGTCTAGCTTGCAAAATTTCATTCTATATCTGTTCTACATATAGTCCCAGGTATCAGTGGACAGCCATGGCTCCAAGATCCCGGCAACGAAGGCACAAGAAACCCCCTTCATCGGTGACTCCCATGGTTGTAACCCCACCCACAGTTGTGACCTCTGTGCCTCTGACCCTCTCAAAACCTGACCCTAGCATTGATGCACTTGGCTTCTTCTCCTTGGAGAATAATGTTCCTGGCCTATCCCAGCTAATCCTTCAAAAGCTAAACATGAAAAGCTATGAAGAATACAA GTTGGTGCTAGACGGGGGTGCTTCTGTATCAGGCTTTGGATTCCGATGTCTTCGAGAAATGTTCCAGAAGATGGAGGACACATTCCAATTCTGTGCTCACTGTAGAGCTCTTCCTAGTGGCCTTTCAGACTCCAAGGTCCTGCGGCAGTGCAAGAG GTGCAGAAATGTCTATTACTGTGGTCCAGAGTGCCAGAAGTCAGACTGGCCAGAGCACAGGAAGGTTTGTCAAGAGCTGCGTCTGGTAGCTGTGGACCGTCTCATGGAATGGCTTCTAGTCACAG GTGCTTTTGTCCTACCTTCAGGACCTTGGCCATGCCTGGCTGAAGTTGTACAGGGTTGGGATACCTGGTTTTCTATGCGGCATTTACAGCTAGAAGCTGCACTGGATGCTGTACTAGGTAGTCATGCCATGAACACCCTGTGGGCCAACGTAGGACGGCCAAGGCCAGACCCAGATGTCCTGCAGGGCTCTTTGAAGCGGCTGCTGACAGATGCCCTATCACGGCCCTTGACACTGGGCCTTGGGCTTCGGGCCTTGGGGATAGATATTGGGAAGACTGGGGGGAGCACAGTGCATGTGGTTGGTGCTTCCCATGTGGAGACATTCCTCACTCGCCCTGGGGACTATGATGAGCTTGGCTACATGTTTCCTGGACACCTAGGCCTCCGTGTCATCATGGTGGGTATAGACGTATCTGCTAACTTTACACAGAGCACCTCAACTTCCCCCCTGGAACCTGGCACAGTTCAACTTAGTGGCCATAGGGGCCTCTATCATGACTTCTGGGAGGAACAGGTAGAGACTGGACAGATAGCCCATCCAGATTTGGTGGTGGCATTCCATCCAG gtTTTCATGCTTCCCCAGATTTGATGGAGGCTTGGCTGCCCACCCTCCTGCTACTTCGTGATTATGAGATCCCTACATTGATCACTGTTTACAG CCATCAGGAGTTGGCGGCTTCTTTGCAGATTCTGGTGGACCTGGATACACACATCACTGCCTATGGAGCTAACCCTTTCGCATCCCTCAAACCTGAACAGGTCTATTCCAACCCCAACAAGCAACCAGTATACTGCAGTGCCTACTATATCATGTTTCTTGGAAGTTCCTGCCAGCTGGATAGGACGCAACTGGAAGAGAAAGTAGATGGTGGGGTTTAA
- the MSS51 gene encoding putative protein MSS51 homolog, mitochondrial isoform X2 — MAPRSRQRRHKKPPSSVTPMVVTPPTVVTSVPLTLSKPDPSIDALGFFSLENNVPGLSQLILQKLNMKSYEEYKLVLDGGASVSGFGFRCLREMFQKMEDTFQFCAHCRALPSGLSDSKVLRQCKRCRNVYYCGPECQKSDWPEHRKVCQELRLVAVDRLMEWLLVTGAFVLPSGPWPCLAEVVQGWDTWFSMRHLQLEAALDAVLGSHAMNTLWANVGRPRPDPDVLQGSLKRLLTDALSRPLTLGLGLRALGIDIGKTGGSTVHVVGASHVETFLTRPGDYDELGYMFPGHLGLRVIMVGIDVSANFTQSTSTSPLEPGTVQLSGHRGLYHDFWEEQVETGQIAHPDLVVAFHPGFHASPDLMEAWLPTLLLLRDYEIPTLITVYSHQELAASLQILVDLDTHITAYGANPFASLKPEQVYSNPNKQPVYCSAYYIMFLGSSCQLDRTQLEEKVDGGV; from the exons ATGGCTCCAAGATCCCGGCAACGAAGGCACAAGAAACCCCCTTCATCGGTGACTCCCATGGTTGTAACCCCACCCACAGTTGTGACCTCTGTGCCTCTGACCCTCTCAAAACCTGACCCTAGCATTGATGCACTTGGCTTCTTCTCCTTGGAGAATAATGTTCCTGGCCTATCCCAGCTAATCCTTCAAAAGCTAAACATGAAAAGCTATGAAGAATACAA GTTGGTGCTAGACGGGGGTGCTTCTGTATCAGGCTTTGGATTCCGATGTCTTCGAGAAATGTTCCAGAAGATGGAGGACACATTCCAATTCTGTGCTCACTGTAGAGCTCTTCCTAGTGGCCTTTCAGACTCCAAGGTCCTGCGGCAGTGCAAGAG GTGCAGAAATGTCTATTACTGTGGTCCAGAGTGCCAGAAGTCAGACTGGCCAGAGCACAGGAAGGTTTGTCAAGAGCTGCGTCTGGTAGCTGTGGACCGTCTCATGGAATGGCTTCTAGTCACAG GTGCTTTTGTCCTACCTTCAGGACCTTGGCCATGCCTGGCTGAAGTTGTACAGGGTTGGGATACCTGGTTTTCTATGCGGCATTTACAGCTAGAAGCTGCACTGGATGCTGTACTAGGTAGTCATGCCATGAACACCCTGTGGGCCAACGTAGGACGGCCAAGGCCAGACCCAGATGTCCTGCAGGGCTCTTTGAAGCGGCTGCTGACAGATGCCCTATCACGGCCCTTGACACTGGGCCTTGGGCTTCGGGCCTTGGGGATAGATATTGGGAAGACTGGGGGGAGCACAGTGCATGTGGTTGGTGCTTCCCATGTGGAGACATTCCTCACTCGCCCTGGGGACTATGATGAGCTTGGCTACATGTTTCCTGGACACCTAGGCCTCCGTGTCATCATGGTGGGTATAGACGTATCTGCTAACTTTACACAGAGCACCTCAACTTCCCCCCTGGAACCTGGCACAGTTCAACTTAGTGGCCATAGGGGCCTCTATCATGACTTCTGGGAGGAACAGGTAGAGACTGGACAGATAGCCCATCCAGATTTGGTGGTGGCATTCCATCCAG gtTTTCATGCTTCCCCAGATTTGATGGAGGCTTGGCTGCCCACCCTCCTGCTACTTCGTGATTATGAGATCCCTACATTGATCACTGTTTACAG CCATCAGGAGTTGGCGGCTTCTTTGCAGATTCTGGTGGACCTGGATACACACATCACTGCCTATGGAGCTAACCCTTTCGCATCCCTCAAACCTGAACAGGTCTATTCCAACCCCAACAAGCAACCAGTATACTGCAGTGCCTACTATATCATGTTTCTTGGAAGTTCCTGCCAGCTGGATAGGACGCAACTGGAAGAGAAAGTAGATGGTGGGGTTTAA